One Thermodesulfobacteriota bacterium genomic window carries:
- the nuoH gene encoding NADH-quinone oxidoreductase subunit NuoH: MLEAIIAIAIMLIKIIVVFSATMLVVAYVTLMERKVLGHIQVRHGPRRVGWHGLLQPIADGLKLFFKEEITVSQANKGIYHLAPVIYMTCALVVYAVIPFGNDLKILGRVIPLHITDVNIGILYIFALSSLGVYGVVLAGWSSNNKYSLLGALRASAQMISYELPLGLSIVGVLMLTGSLSMVEIVKAQENVWFIVLQPLGFLLFLTCAFAETGRTPFDLTECENELVAGYQTEYSSMKFAMFYLAEYTHIVAVSAIAVTLFLGGWRGPFLPPVLWFLIKVLAFVYFFIWVRATYPRFRYDQLMKFGWKVLLPLALVNIVITSFVMVII; encoded by the coding sequence ATGCTTGAGGCGATAATTGCTATAGCAATAATGTTGATAAAGATAATTGTAGTTTTTTCTGCCACAATGCTGGTGGTAGCCTATGTCACGTTGATGGAAAGAAAGGTTCTGGGACATATACAGGTGAGGCATGGACCGAGGAGGGTGGGCTGGCATGGATTATTGCAGCCTATTGCTGATGGATTGAAGCTTTTCTTTAAGGAGGAGATAACCGTTAGCCAGGCCAACAAAGGGATTTACCACCTGGCTCCGGTTATATATATGACCTGTGCACTGGTTGTCTACGCTGTCATTCCATTTGGAAATGATTTAAAAATCTTAGGGAGGGTAATCCCACTGCATATTACAGACGTAAATATCGGGATTCTCTATATCTTTGCCCTTTCTTCCCTGGGCGTGTATGGGGTAGTTTTAGCCGGTTGGTCTTCAAACAATAAGTATTCTCTGCTGGGAGCCCTGAGGGCTTCTGCTCAGATGATCAGTTATGAGCTACCACTGGGTCTTTCTATCGTAGGTGTTTTGATGCTGACCGGGTCCCTCAGTATGGTTGAGATAGTAAAAGCTCAGGAGAATGTATGGTTTATCGTATTACAACCCCTGGGGTTTCTTCTGTTTCTAACCTGTGCTTTTGCAGAGACCGGAAGGACGCCGTTTGATCTCACTGAATGTGAAAATGAGCTTGTTGCCGGTTATCAAACAGAGTACAGCTCCATGAAGTTTGCCATGTTCTATCTGGCGGAGTATACCCATATTGTTGCTGTAAGCGCCATTGCAGTGACCCTTTTCTTAGGAGGCTGGAGAGGCCCCTTCTTACCTCCTGTACTTTGGTTTCTAATTAAGGTGCTTGCCTTTGTGTACTTTTTTATCTGGGTTAGGGCTACCTATCCCAGGTTCAGATACGACCAGCTCATGAAATTTGGTTGGAAGGTACTGCTTCCATTGGCTTTAGTCAATATTGTTATAACTTCTTTTGTGATGGTAATTATTTAG
- the nuoI gene encoding NADH-quinone oxidoreductase subunit NuoI: MIIPLIKGLSLTLRRFFSKPITILYPEEKWECYPRYRGLHQLQRKEDGSAKCVACQLCATVCPSGCIKVDGVEGPNHERYVESYEIDLTRCIFCGFCVEACPVGAITMTCEYELANYSRQAVQYNKEMLLEK, from the coding sequence ATGATTATACCACTAATCAAAGGATTGAGTCTAACGCTCAGGAGGTTTTTTTCAAAACCAATAACCATACTCTATCCCGAAGAAAAATGGGAGTGCTATCCTCGATATAGAGGGCTTCATCAATTACAGCGTAAAGAGGATGGCAGCGCAAAATGTGTTGCATGCCAACTGTGTGCTACAGTCTGTCCTTCCGGGTGTATTAAGGTTGATGGTGTCGAAGGTCCAAACCACGAGAGATATGTAGAGAGTTATGAGATTGACCTGACCCGGTGTATCTTTTGTGGATTTTGTGTAGAGGCATGCCCGGTAGGGGCAATAACCATGACTTGCGAGTATGAATTGGCCAATTATTCACGTCAGGCTGTTCAGTACAATAAGGAAATGCTTCTAGAAAAATAG
- a CDS encoding four helix bundle protein produces the protein MKKTEGREKLLRECCDYGMKDQMLRSSISIPSNILLKKL, from the coding sequence TTGAAAAAAACAGAAGGTAGAGAAAAATTATTAAGAGAGTGCTGTGATTATGGAATGAAAGATCAAATGCTGCGCTCATCTATATCAATTCCATCAAATATTTTATTGAAAAAACTGTGA
- a CDS encoding NADH-quinone oxidoreductase subunit J → MIVTGFFFFSIAVVVLISAILVVVLRNPVHSALSLVLTFFSLAGLYILLNAQFIAAIQVIVYAGAIMVLFLFVIMLLNLDKEKRVGEKHPLQKAFGIAIAVFLLVALGSIVAAGVLYGNKGIHTDAKVSAIGNTKAIASLLFTDWVLPFEIASILLLAAIVGAIVLSKKEL, encoded by the coding sequence ATGATAGTAACAGGCTTTTTCTTCTTTTCCATAGCGGTGGTAGTGTTAATTTCGGCGATTTTGGTTGTTGTTTTGCGAAACCCGGTTCATAGTGCCCTGTCTCTGGTTTTGACCTTTTTCAGCCTTGCCGGTCTCTATATCCTTTTAAATGCACAATTTATTGCTGCTATCCAGGTCATAGTGTATGCAGGGGCAATAATGGTGCTATTCTTGTTTGTGATTATGCTGCTTAATTTAGACAAGGAAAAAAGAGTGGGAGAAAAACACCCTTTGCAAAAGGCCTTTGGGATTGCTATTGCGGTCTTCTTATTGGTTGCTCTGGGTTCAATTGTAGCCGCAGGGGTTCTTTATGGGAATAAGGGGATACATACCGATGCTAAGGTAAGCGCCATAGGAAACACAAAGGCTATAGCCAGTTTGCTCTTTACGGACTGGGTTTTGCCTTTTGAGATAGCCTCTATCTTGTTATTAGCAGCTATTGTGGGAGCTATTGTTTTGTCAAAGAAGGAGTTGTAA